One window of Cuculus canorus isolate bCucCan1 chromosome 10, bCucCan1.pri, whole genome shotgun sequence genomic DNA carries:
- the AMER1 gene encoding APC membrane recruitment protein 1: MEAGCLEEPAWSWAQRGQQEGSTQRQEESGQRLPELGDACVGAAEPQQPQLPPGKLKKTALKLFGGKRSICTLPSFFGGRSKGQGKAASKKGLSKCQTHDGLSAAVCDKGGTTQPENPLEGSSDSQACLLPSSQSAHMALAPSTKLNLGRRDSSPPGSIEGGEKKPTGEKSSCPRAKKGLRGFFNSIRRHRKSKAAEGEKAELAEWNGALEKAVKAPGVGLASEGAVEGRGLGAAPLPAAVPGSADDDGSVGTAADCGEAAQPSALPVDGGSSEGDAEVLAGRGDVPGTTSKADAVVCAEFDNSNQLLAFHPDFLDTDPACLHSGDLLNLILGDVASLKSFDSLTGCGDDIAEPDIAESTLSVGHSRDAAKRSSCLVTFQGGGEEMAIPEEAEDFLPEPWDSRAAEDRSYGAQVLRSSLETHASHEAAVLPYVGEAMDGLDLLTPQSDQQESAPNSDEGYYDSTTPGLEDEAGDGLGELKKDRLPRDSYSGDALYEFDALMSPSHREESLFESKVSRPEIFSCFLDLCLPAEESLVQMLDQKRGLMETEEERLVAIQKELLYWELQREPVMKRLVVPNKEKCPREKPCVECESRAASCVGKNQSSLGREQVGSHPPPRCANDGGLGAQAEDPEWRDFPWTPCPETCYGSQKAQGSCLIQLPQENAGFDLDLDHELSGGPIQGGAARAEAGVFPGCRLPEQELSDGADAPGEPAVCSEPEHTVSFSQALVEFASSGTLFSSLSESLGSSGSGSSFTQNLPALPTMVTFDVVDVEQEGEGECEQHPELNGGEDIAEAFDDGFSQKESLAECEEPTSPGCVPGSFLSGSWGVASLPRHLRLHGLSPCWPAPLSLDRRSRSLDAESLEFELASLQVARSGPQPGQPWAKQEGDRKDTCGVRRSRSKGEGVLVAPDGGSSWPGSQHLQHDCVTAAGRSELWGLAAAVAMESVWEPSEQPGTVSPFPSLSCSVAGETLDRRPLLRPSSLPLQSEGRCSWEVDGSSRHHGEAGAKTVAHEFLPGELEPSRSLSFGFASSLEKSAKCRPVGIAQGVPQHPSVSSDTGKSPECCGDGLKGRALPGHTVPAVSVTGAE, from the coding sequence ATGGAAGCGGGCTGCCTGGAGGAGCCTGCCTGGTCCTGGGCGCAGCGCGGGCAGCAAGAGGGAAGCAcccagaggcaggaggagagcgGGCAGCGGCTGCCTGAGCTGGGCGATGCCTGCGTGGGGGCCGCGGAGCCgcagcagcctcagctgccCCCCGGCAAGCTGAAGAAAACGGCGTTGAAACTCTttggagggaagaggagcatCTGCACGCTGCCCAGCTTCTTTGGGGGTCGGAGCAAAGGGCAGGGGAAAGCGGCCTCTAAGAAGGGCCTCAGCAAATGCCAGACCCACGACGGCCTCAGTGCTGCGGTGTGCGACAAGGGCGGCACGACACAGCCGGAAAACCCTTTGGAGGGGAGCAGTGACTCGCAAGCTTGCCTTCTGCCGAGCTCCCAGAGTGCTCACATGGCCCTGGCCCCCAGCACCAAGTTGAATTTGGGCCGGCGGGACAGCTCTCCACCTGGGAGCATCGAGGGCGGTGAGAAAAAGCCCACCGGGGAGAAGTCCTCCTGCCCCAGAGCCAAGAAAGGCCTGAGAGGGTTTTTTAACAGCATCCGGCGTCACCGGAAGAGCAAGGCTGCTGAGGGTGAGAAAGCAGAACTCGCAGAGTGGAACGGGGCTTTGGAGAAGGCCGTCAAAGCCCCTGGTGTGGGATTGGCGAGCGAAGGGGCTGTAGAGGGAAGGGGCCTGGGAGCTGCGCCTCTGCCTGCGGCTGTCCCGGGGAGCGCAGACGATGACGGCTCGGTGGGCACTGCTGCCGACTGCGGGGAGGCTGCCCAGCCTAGCGCTCTGCCAGTTGATGGGGGCAGCTCCGAGGGTGACGCAGAGGTGTTGGCAGGGAGAGGGGACGTTCCAGGTACGACATCAAAGGCTGACGCTGTCGTCTGTGCAGAGTTTGACAACAGCAATCAGCTGCTGGCCTTTCACCCAGACTTCCTGGACACCGACCCTGCCTGCCTACACTCTGGGGACTTGCTGAACCTCATCTTGGGAGACGTTGCATCTCTGAAGAGCTTTGATTCCCTGACAGGGTGCGGAGACGACATCGCTGAGCCCGACATCGCTGAGAGCACCCTCTCTGTGGGGCACAGCCGCGATGCTGCTAAACGAAGCTCCTGCCTGGTCACCTTCCAGGGTGGTGGGGAGGAGATGGCCATCCCGGAGGAGGCGGAGGATTTCCTCCCTGAGCCGTgggacagcagagcagctgaggacaGGAGCTACGGAGCGCAGGTGTTGAGGAGCAGTTTGGAGACCCACGCCTCGCACGAGGCAGCAGTGCTTCCCTATGTGGGGGAGGCGATGGACGGTCTTGACCTCCTGACGCCACAGAGTGACCAGCAAGAGTCCGCCCCAAACAGCGACGAGGGTTATTACGACTCCACCACACCAGGGCTGGAGGATGAAGCTGGAGACGGGCTTGGGGAGCTCAAGAAGGACCGTCTTCCCAGAGACAGCTACAGCGGGGATGCACTTTATGAGTTTGACGCGCTGATGAGTCCCTCTCACAGGGAGGAATCCCTGTTTGAGAGCAAAGTCTCGCGCCCGGAgatcttcagctgcttcttggaCTTGTGCCTCCCTGCCGAGGAGAGCCTGGTGCAGATGCTGGATCAGAAGCGAGGGCTGATGGAGACGGAGGAGGAGCGGCTGGTGGCCATTCAGAAGGAGCTGCTgtactgggagctgcagagggagcCGGTCATGAAACGCCTTGTTGTCCCCAACAAGGAGAAGTGTCCCCGGGAAAAGCCGTGCGTTGAATGTGAAAGCAGAGCAGCCAGCTGCGTCGGCAAGAACCAGAGCAGCCTTGGCAGGGAGCAGGTGGGCTCACACCCCCCACCCAGGTGTGCAAATGATGGGGGTTTGGGAGCTCAAGCTGAAGATCCCGAGTGGAGGGATTTTCCTTGGACGCCGTGTCCAGAAACCTGTTACGGTAGCCAAAAAGCCCAAGGAAGTTGCCTTATTCAGCTCCCACAGGAGAACGCGGGGTTCGATTTGGACCTGGACCATGAGTTGTCTGGGGGCCCCATCCAGGGTGGAGCAGCCCGGGCTGAAGCGGGGGTGTTCCCTGGCTGCAGACTCCCAGAGCAGGAGCTCAGCGACGGAGCGGACGCCCCCGGCGAGCCCGCTGTGTGCAGCGAGCCTGAGCACACGGTGAGCTTCTCGCAGGCGCTGGTGGAGTTTGCCAGCAGTGGgaccctcttctccagcctctccgAAAGCCTGGGGAGCTCCGGCTCGGGCTCTTCCTTCACCCAgaacctccctgccctccccaccaTGGTCACCTTCGACGTGGTGGATGTGGagcaggaaggggaaggggagtgCGAGCAGCATCCCGAGCTGAACGGTGGTGAGGACATCGCCGAGGCCTTTGATGATGGCTTCAGCCAGAAAGAGTCGCTGGCTGAATGTGAGGAGCCAACGTCTCCGGGGTGCGTGCCGGGCTCCTTCCTGAGCGGCAGCTGGGGCGTTGCCAGCCTTCCCCGGCACCTGCGCCTGCACGGGCTGAGCCCCTGCTGGCCAGCACCACTCTCCCTTGACCGCAGGAGCCGCTCGCTCGACGCCGAGAGCCTGGAGTTTGAGCTGGCGAGCTTGCAGGTTGCCAGGAGCGGCCCTCAGCCAGGCCAGCCCTGGGCAAAGCAGGAGGGTGACAGAAAGGACACATGCGGagtgaggaggagcaggagcaaaGGCGAGGGTGTGCTGGTGGCTCCCGACGGTGGCTCGAGCTGGCCGGGCTCGCAGCACCTCCAGCACGACTGTGTTACGGCTGCCGGGAGAAGCGAGCTCTGGGGTTTGGCTGCGGCCGTGGCGATGGAGAGTGTGTGGGAGCCATCGGAGCAGCCAGGCACCGTGTCCCCTTTCCCGTCTCTTTCCTGCAGTGTCGCTGGAGAGACTTTGGACAGGAGGCCCCTGCTCAGGCCCTCCAGTTTGCCCTTGCAGAGCGAGGGACGGTGTTCCTGGGAGGTGGATGGCTCCTCGCGGCACCACGGAGAAGCCGGTGCCAAGACTGTGGCCCACGAGTTCCTCCCGGGAGAACTGGAGCCCAGCCGGTCCCTgagctttggttttgcttcctCCCTGGAGAAGAGCGCCAAGTGCCGACCTGTCGGCATCGCCCAGGGCGTGCCGCAGCATCCCAGTGTCAGCTCCGACACCGGGAAGAGCCCAGAGTGCTGCGGAGATGGCCTGAAAGGCAGAGCCCTCCCTGGCCACACAGTGCCTGCCGTGAGTGTCACCGGAGCCGAGTAG